A part of Lactobacillus sp. ESL0700 genomic DNA contains:
- a CDS encoding PTS sugar transporter subunit IIA produces MNFSEYVDEKTIYLGLDVANVQELFQFVANDLEKHNFVLPGFFDYLVSRENNYPTGLKLNNYAVAIPHGDPKYIQKPFVAVITLNHPIKVRQMDDANAELDVKLLFLLGMNANSAHLDLLKEIISLIQQESFVKKISAAKTKSEVVKVIRQEETK; encoded by the coding sequence TTGAACTTTAGTGAGTATGTAGACGAAAAAACAATTTATCTGGGATTAGATGTCGCCAATGTGCAGGAACTATTTCAGTTTGTTGCCAATGATTTGGAAAAACACAATTTTGTACTGCCTGGATTTTTTGATTACCTAGTATCAAGAGAAAATAATTATCCTACGGGGTTAAAGCTTAACAACTATGCGGTGGCAATTCCGCATGGCGATCCTAAATATATTCAAAAGCCGTTTGTGGCTGTAATAACACTTAATCATCCAATCAAAGTCAGACAAATGGATGATGCAAATGCGGAACTAGACGTAAAGTTATTGTTTTTGTTAGGGATGAATGCGAATAGCGCTCATTTGGATCTTCTAAAAGAAATAATTTCTTTAATTCAACAAGAAAGTTTTGTCAAAAAAATCAGTGCAGCTAAAACGAAGTCAGAGGTAGTAAAGGTTATTAGACAAGAAGAAACGAAGTGA
- a CDS encoding PTS sugar transporter subunit IIB, producing MKKLNILVACGSGIATSTIAANEIEDVCKEYGITNYSISKCSMTEMLRMSKNADIVFTTNNYRGEIDSPLMNVTAFITGIGTDKLKQKIGEKLLELSN from the coding sequence ATGAAAAAATTAAATATCTTGGTAGCTTGTGGAAGCGGGATTGCGACCTCAACCATTGCGGCCAATGAAATTGAAGACGTCTGTAAAGAATACGGAATAACGAACTACAGTATTTCTAAATGCAGTATGACAGAGATGTTAAGGATGAGTAAAAACGCAGATATTGTCTTTACGACGAATAATTATCGCGGCGAAATTGACTCACCATTGATGAACGTAACTGCATTTATTACTGGCATTGGGACCGATAAGTTAAAGCAAAAGATAGGCGAAAAACTATTGGAATTGTCTAACTAA